One Flagellimonas sp. CMM7 genomic region harbors:
- a CDS encoding rhodanese-like domain-containing protein produces the protein MSDLSQEEWADQLKNDANAFVLDVRTPEEVEEGYIQNATNIDIYLGQDFLNEIEKLDKSKNFYVYCRSGNRSAQACAILNSVGIENTFNLEGGFMNWEGETVG, from the coding sequence ATGTCAGATTTATCACAAGAAGAATGGGCGGATCAGCTAAAAAATGATGCTAACGCCTTTGTATTGGATGTACGTACTCCAGAAGAAGTAGAGGAGGGTTACATACAGAATGCCACCAATATAGATATTTATTTAGGGCAAGACTTTTTGAACGAAATTGAAAAGTTGGACAAATCAAAAAATTTCTATGTGTACTGCAGATCCGGTAACAGAAGTGCTCAGGCCTGCGCTATTCTGAACAGTGTTGGAATAGAAAACACGTTTAACCTAGAAGGCGGGTTTATGAATTGGGAAGGTGAAACAGTTGGTTAG
- a CDS encoding TlpA disulfide reductase family protein — protein MKYLLFFGMLMLFITSGCNGKTKSDNTEKDAQPEYAEVHSELNDPVKFPVYDFESFEPLLYMEDDKTYVVNFWATWCKPCIVELPYFEKINAVQKDNNVEVILVSLDMPSMWKSKLEPFVEKKKIKSKVIILDDPKQNDWIPKVAEEWGGGIPATLIYNKNKRGFYEQGFTYEELNEELSKFIN, from the coding sequence ATGAAATACTTGTTATTTTTTGGTATGCTAATGTTATTTATAACATCTGGTTGCAATGGGAAGACCAAAAGTGATAATACAGAGAAAGACGCACAACCTGAATATGCTGAAGTTCACTCTGAACTAAATGACCCCGTCAAATTCCCTGTATACGATTTTGAAAGTTTTGAACCCTTGCTCTACATGGAGGACGATAAAACCTATGTTGTGAATTTTTGGGCTACATGGTGCAAGCCTTGTATCGTAGAGCTTCCCTACTTTGAAAAAATAAATGCTGTACAAAAGGACAATAATGTTGAGGTTATTTTGGTGAGTTTGGATATGCCCTCTATGTGGAAATCCAAGCTAGAACCTTTTGTTGAAAAGAAAAAGATTAAATCCAAGGTTATTATCCTGGATGATCCCAAACAAAATGACTGGATTCCAAAAGTTGCTGAAGAGTGGGGTGGGGGCATACCTGCAACTTTAATATACAATAAAAACAAACGTGGTTTTTATGAGCAAGGATTTACCTATGAAGAACTAAATGAAGAGTTGAGCAAATTTATAAATTGA
- a CDS encoding YceI family protein produces the protein MKKTILSLALTAVFGFTAIASPIDGEKKAVKVDESTVTWKAYKVTGSHTGTIALKSGALEFEGDKLTGGEFVVDMTSITNTDLEGDYKGKLEGHLNSDDFFGTAKNPTSSLVFTKVEASGKNSYNVTGDLTIKGITKPVTFDVSIYGSKATATLKVDRAAYDVKYGSGSFFDNLGDKTIYDEFDLVVDLQL, from the coding sequence ATGAAAAAGACAATTTTAAGTTTAGCGTTGACAGCAGTATTCGGATTTACTGCAATTGCCAGTCCAATAGATGGCGAAAAGAAAGCAGTAAAAGTTGATGAAAGCACGGTAACCTGGAAAGCTTATAAAGTAACTGGGTCACATACAGGAACCATAGCCCTAAAATCTGGTGCTTTGGAATTTGAAGGAGACAAACTTACGGGCGGAGAATTTGTGGTAGACATGACCTCTATTACTAATACAGATCTAGAAGGCGATTACAAAGGTAAACTTGAAGGACACCTTAATTCTGATGATTTTTTTGGAACAGCAAAAAATCCAACTTCTAGTTTAGTCTTTACCAAAGTTGAGGCATCTGGAAAAAACTCTTACAATGTTACCGGCGATTTAACCATAAAAGGTATCACCAAACCTGTAACTTTCGATGTTTCCATTTATGGCAGTAAAGCTACCGCTACATTAAAGGTAGATAGAGCGGCTTATGATGTAAAGTATGGTTCCGGAAGTTTTTTCGACAATTTAGGAGACAAAACAATTTATGATGAATTTGATTTAGTAGTTGATTTGCAGCTATAA
- a CDS encoding NAD(P)H-dependent oxidoreductase, whose protein sequence is MNNVLENRTWRYATKKFDSTKKVSDNDLEVLLEATRLSASSYGLQPYHVFVITDQKIREQLRPVSWGQSQITDASHLIVFANITDFGEELMDDYVNNVSTTRNIPSEGLKGYGDFMKSKLLDLPADTKSVWTARQAYIAFSNMMQAASELKIDTCPMEGFESEAYNEILGLSEKNLNASVVLAVGYRSDEDETQHYAKVRKSKEELFTII, encoded by the coding sequence ATGAACAACGTTTTAGAAAATAGAACCTGGCGTTATGCCACAAAAAAGTTTGACAGCACCAAAAAAGTATCAGATAATGATTTGGAAGTATTGCTTGAAGCCACAAGACTAAGTGCTTCTTCATATGGATTGCAACCATACCATGTTTTTGTTATAACCGATCAGAAAATTAGAGAGCAGCTGAGACCTGTTTCATGGGGGCAATCCCAAATTACAGATGCTTCTCACTTAATCGTTTTTGCCAATATCACCGATTTTGGGGAAGAACTAATGGATGATTATGTAAACAATGTCAGTACAACCAGAAATATTCCCTCTGAAGGGCTAAAAGGTTACGGTGACTTTATGAAATCTAAATTACTCGATTTGCCAGCAGATACGAAGAGTGTTTGGACAGCAAGACAAGCCTACATTGCCTTTAGTAATATGATGCAGGCTGCCTCAGAATTAAAAATTGATACATGCCCAATGGAAGGTTTTGAGTCTGAAGCATACAATGAAATTCTAGGCCTTTCAGAGAAAAACCTTAATGCTTCTGTAGTATTGGCAGTTGGTTATCGTTCAGATGAAGATGAAACCCAACATTATGCAAAAGTTAGAAAATCAAAAGAAGAATTATTTACCATTATATAA
- a CDS encoding MarR family winged helix-turn-helix transcriptional regulator, with translation MNVEKIIKTDKELPLKTRTIIHFALVSNKINEQFALALKPFEISQQQFNVLRILRGQKGKPSNLSTINERMVTKMSNTTRLVDKLIMKDYVKRWVCESNRRKVEILITANGKNVLEKIDKTMEDVEKEVLQNFTKKELEELNILLDKF, from the coding sequence ATGAATGTAGAGAAAATTATAAAAACGGATAAGGAGCTCCCTTTAAAGACCAGGACCATAATTCATTTTGCTTTGGTAAGTAATAAAATAAACGAGCAATTTGCTCTAGCTCTAAAACCCTTTGAAATTTCACAACAGCAATTTAATGTGTTACGCATTCTACGTGGACAAAAAGGTAAACCGTCAAACCTATCTACCATTAACGAGCGTATGGTCACTAAAATGAGCAACACAACGCGCTTGGTAGATAAGCTTATAATGAAAGATTATGTGAAGAGGTGGGTGTGCGAATCCAATAGACGCAAGGTAGAGATATTGATTACGGCCAATGGCAAAAATGTTCTGGAGAAAATTGACAAAACCATGGAAGATGTAGAAAAAGAGGTCCTTCAGAATTTCACCAAAAAAGAACTTGAAGAATTAAATATATTACTAGATAAATTTTAA
- a CDS encoding SusD/RagB family nutrient-binding outer membrane lipoprotein yields the protein MRTKILIGIYCTFLMFSCSESFEELNRNPNAITTDELIPPDLLVKGTMLANISLNMSHLQRISGMWSGQYRGEIALYLGLYNYDFSSEESNSGWGYLYNGILKQNREIGRYYNINGIDGKGILITAITRIIEAHAVGTATVIWGDIPYSEAVVETIEDPKFDSQVDVYRSLQILLDEAIVLLESDVIDDNLSEDIFFEGDKEKWKETAYTLKARYYLQTKQYDLAHEAAKKGISAHENTMKFTPLETRILGTENVLYRFMIGGRRGYMSADDTYCRNLLSTNEGNRNNAKTNEKARRNYLNAGASTGTGRTNIINGELTPMNLVSYQENLLILAETGARTVSFGEGLSQLNLVRAFLESENSFDLRFSSDEDDKIYQPYEEIDFEINGMENQDGIDKNRALLREIIEERYVTGFGTFIPWNDLRRLQNEPDITVPVPFNKSDISIHPQRFIISQNEFESNSNSPSGLSIFDPIPINQ from the coding sequence ATGAGAACAAAAATCCTTATCGGAATATACTGTACTTTCTTAATGTTTTCATGTAGTGAATCATTTGAAGAATTGAATCGTAACCCCAACGCTATAACAACAGACGAATTAATACCTCCAGACTTATTGGTAAAAGGCACTATGTTAGCCAATATATCACTGAACATGAGTCATCTTCAACGTATTTCAGGAATGTGGTCAGGACAATACCGAGGTGAGATAGCATTATATCTAGGACTGTATAACTATGATTTTTCATCAGAAGAATCAAACAGTGGTTGGGGATATCTGTATAATGGCATTCTAAAACAGAACAGAGAAATAGGGAGATACTATAATATAAACGGAATTGATGGTAAAGGCATACTCATAACGGCAATCACACGCATTATAGAAGCTCACGCAGTTGGGACCGCAACCGTAATTTGGGGAGACATACCTTATTCCGAAGCTGTAGTGGAAACCATAGAAGATCCCAAATTTGATTCCCAAGTAGATGTATATCGGTCTTTACAAATTTTACTGGATGAAGCGATTGTTTTATTGGAAAGTGATGTCATAGATGACAATTTATCAGAGGATATTTTTTTTGAAGGCGATAAAGAAAAGTGGAAAGAAACGGCTTATACGCTCAAGGCCAGGTATTATTTGCAGACCAAACAATATGATTTAGCTCATGAAGCTGCAAAGAAGGGTATATCCGCCCATGAAAATACAATGAAGTTTACACCTTTGGAAACAAGAATATTAGGAACTGAAAACGTATTGTATCGTTTTATGATTGGTGGGCGAAGAGGTTATATGAGCGCGGATGACACTTATTGTAGAAATCTTTTAAGCACCAATGAAGGCAATAGAAATAATGCAAAAACCAATGAAAAAGCAAGAAGAAACTATTTAAATGCAGGTGCATCCACCGGTACTGGAAGAACAAATATTATAAATGGGGAACTTACCCCTATGAATTTGGTAAGCTACCAAGAAAATTTATTGATATTGGCAGAAACTGGTGCAAGAACCGTTTCTTTTGGGGAAGGACTTTCTCAATTGAACTTGGTCAGGGCTTTCTTAGAATCTGAGAACTCTTTTGATTTACGATTTTCTTCCGATGAAGACGATAAAATATATCAACCTTATGAAGAAATCGATTTTGAAATTAATGGAATGGAAAATCAAGATGGAATTGACAAGAATCGGGCACTATTACGAGAAATAATAGAAGAACGATATGTGACCGGTTTTGGCACCTTTATCCCATGGAACGATTTAAGGAGACTACAGAATGAACCTGATATTACGGTACCCGTTCCCTTTAATAAATCAGATATTTCTATCCACCCGCAACGCTTTATTATTTCACAAAATGAATTTGAGTCGAATTCCAACAGTCCAAGCGGTCTATCTATTTTTGACCCCATACCCATAAATCAATAA
- a CDS encoding SusC/RagA family TonB-linked outer membrane protein, whose amino-acid sequence MITLIKKLSPLTLILLSANMHAQKTVSGTISDDFDTLPGASIVIKSTAKGTISDFDGKYSIEVPNNEAILVFSFLGYVDKEVVIGDKILLNIKLEEDAQVLDEVVVNALGIEVDKKTLGTTVSRVKAENLATSGEVNIINALQAKASGVRVARSNGDPGAGATIQIRGANTISGSTQPLIILDGVPISNDNLNGSSDPDSGTSQQSRLNDINEDDIESIDILKGASAAAIWGSQAANGVLVITTKRGRNTGKLNISYKTSVYVDRIANFHPLQTTYGQGNEGVYGNDFVSSASWGDRISSRPNAQDEFYTKEEEGFFTDQSGREWLLIKSKNSRQTFIKSNMDKVFQEAFSQRHNLSINNANENGRYRFSIAVLDQEGIIKESDYKRINLGFSGKYVFNDKLSVRSKVRYTNTKSIRIQQNSNTAGLLLGLLRGAPDFDISGYSGTYTDEDGIQNRNRHRSYRNPIGASTNPGYNNPLWTLYRQKSPNVVDRLITSADFDYKYNKWLRFKLRGSYDAYFDERRYFFPVHTAGRGTGRFNLDNINNRILNFDFIVRTKALKINKSIKGNLLVGYNFNDRNRKSVYNEGANFLVDTEAQVFSNSTEIETPRHFITQSRKFRVYYTAGLDIKKQLFLNTSGAMERASTINGAFFYPSVDASWLFTNLKALENSLLLTSGKLRLGVGQVGVEPRAHRAQTTYETPTYSDYSDPLQLEDFGGGYRFNNNLGNSNLKPEIKTEYEAGLDLKFFDNRLSFNGTYYYNTVKDILISLPKSPSTGADNFYANGASLENRGIELDFNYDFIKNNKGLKASLYGNFNNNRNKVLSILGSNSIALTNNSISSRAIVGYPMGTLWGSKAMRTADGSFDLDENGFPQLAPEQGVLGDPNPEWRGGLGLRIKYRSFSFNTLIEHSQGGVFAERTRFILRNFGTHKDVGRTIIPTTELLDRAGNLYPIGIPVRGNIRDFGGGPVLLNESYYTTIGGGFGSSVINEFAINPDATWTRLSELSFGYVLNSERFRQKTKLASISFTLTGRNLYLWTDILGVDPQTNQTGVDNGFGVDYFTNPASKTYSLTLEIKY is encoded by the coding sequence ATGATTACGCTAATCAAAAAATTATCTCCACTTACACTGATATTGCTGTCAGCCAATATGCATGCGCAAAAAACAGTTTCTGGCACTATATCGGATGATTTTGACACCTTGCCCGGCGCAAGCATTGTTATAAAGAGTACCGCCAAGGGCACCATCTCAGATTTTGATGGCAAATATTCCATTGAAGTCCCAAACAATGAGGCTATACTGGTTTTCAGTTTTTTAGGGTACGTTGATAAAGAAGTGGTCATTGGGGATAAAATCTTGTTAAATATTAAGCTAGAGGAAGATGCCCAGGTTCTTGATGAAGTGGTAGTGAATGCTTTGGGTATAGAAGTGGACAAAAAAACGTTAGGAACTACGGTTTCCAGAGTCAAAGCTGAGAATTTGGCAACATCTGGAGAGGTCAATATCATAAATGCGCTGCAGGCAAAAGCGTCTGGTGTAAGGGTAGCAAGATCCAATGGTGACCCCGGTGCCGGTGCAACCATTCAAATTCGTGGAGCCAATACAATTTCTGGAAGTACCCAACCATTAATTATCCTGGATGGTGTCCCGATAAGCAATGATAATCTAAATGGCAGTAGTGATCCAGATAGCGGAACTTCACAACAATCCAGATTAAATGATATCAATGAGGATGATATTGAATCCATAGACATTTTAAAAGGAGCATCAGCTGCAGCAATTTGGGGTTCCCAGGCAGCTAATGGTGTTTTAGTAATCACCACCAAAAGAGGGAGGAATACAGGAAAACTAAACATCAGCTACAAGACAAGTGTCTATGTGGACAGGATAGCTAATTTCCATCCATTACAGACAACCTATGGACAAGGTAACGAAGGAGTTTATGGCAATGATTTTGTGAGCAGTGCCTCTTGGGGAGATAGGATATCATCAAGGCCAAACGCTCAAGATGAATTCTACACCAAAGAAGAAGAGGGTTTTTTTACGGATCAGAGCGGACGGGAATGGTTGCTTATAAAATCTAAAAACTCTAGGCAGACTTTTATAAAGAGCAACATGGATAAGGTCTTTCAAGAAGCCTTTTCCCAAAGACACAATTTGAGCATCAATAACGCCAATGAAAATGGGAGGTACCGTTTTAGCATAGCTGTATTAGATCAAGAAGGAATTATCAAGGAAAGTGATTACAAAAGAATTAATCTAGGATTCAGCGGAAAATATGTTTTTAACGATAAATTAAGCGTCCGTTCCAAAGTAAGATATACCAATACAAAATCCATAAGAATACAACAAAATTCCAATACCGCTGGATTATTGCTAGGCTTACTGAGAGGGGCTCCTGATTTTGACATTTCTGGATATAGCGGCACTTATACAGATGAAGATGGAATTCAAAACAGGAATAGACATCGTTCCTATAGAAATCCAATTGGTGCTTCTACCAACCCTGGCTACAACAATCCACTCTGGACGCTTTACAGGCAAAAAAGTCCCAATGTTGTAGATAGATTAATCACCTCTGCCGACTTTGACTACAAATACAATAAATGGCTACGGTTTAAATTAAGAGGAAGTTATGATGCTTACTTTGATGAACGCAGGTATTTCTTTCCTGTGCACACGGCTGGGAGGGGCACTGGAAGATTCAACTTGGACAATATCAATAATAGAATCCTAAACTTTGATTTCATTGTAAGAACCAAAGCTTTAAAAATTAATAAAAGTATAAAAGGGAACCTTTTGGTGGGCTATAACTTTAATGATAGAAACAGAAAATCCGTATATAACGAAGGTGCAAATTTTCTGGTGGATACAGAAGCACAGGTTTTTTCAAATTCTACAGAAATTGAAACTCCTAGACATTTTATAACACAAAGTCGCAAGTTCAGGGTTTACTATACCGCCGGTCTAGATATTAAAAAACAACTTTTTCTGAATACCTCTGGTGCAATGGAAAGAGCTTCGACCATCAACGGGGCATTTTTTTATCCCTCAGTTGATGCTTCTTGGTTATTCACAAATCTTAAGGCACTTGAGAATAGTTTATTATTGACTTCTGGGAAATTAAGATTGGGTGTAGGTCAAGTAGGTGTTGAGCCCCGAGCACACAGGGCCCAAACAACTTATGAAACACCAACTTATTCCGATTATTCAGACCCGCTGCAGCTCGAAGATTTTGGTGGCGGATACAGATTCAACAACAACCTGGGCAATTCAAATCTTAAACCTGAGATTAAGACAGAATATGAAGCAGGTTTAGATCTGAAATTTTTTGATAACAGGTTGTCCTTCAACGGAACATATTATTACAACACCGTGAAAGACATTCTTATATCCCTTCCAAAATCCCCTAGTACAGGAGCCGATAATTTTTATGCAAATGGGGCGAGTCTTGAGAACAGAGGTATTGAATTGGACTTCAATTATGATTTTATCAAAAATAATAAAGGGCTTAAAGCATCATTGTACGGAAATTTCAATAACAACAGAAACAAAGTGCTATCCATACTAGGCTCCAATTCCATAGCGCTTACAAACAATTCCATCAGTTCTAGGGCCATTGTTGGGTATCCGATGGGAACGCTATGGGGTTCAAAGGCCATGAGAACCGCTGACGGATCTTTTGATTTGGACGAAAACGGATTTCCCCAATTAGCCCCAGAACAAGGAGTATTGGGAGATCCTAATCCAGAATGGAGGGGTGGTCTTGGATTACGCATTAAATACAGAAGTTTTTCTTTCAACACTTTAATTGAACATTCACAAGGAGGAGTATTTGCCGAAAGAACGCGTTTTATTCTTAGAAATTTTGGGACCCATAAAGATGTTGGTCGTACCATAATACCAACTACGGAGCTGTTGGACAGGGCAGGAAACTTATACCCAATTGGAATCCCCGTACGCGGAAACATAAGAGACTTTGGAGGAGGTCCAGTACTCCTGAACGAATCTTACTATACCACAATAGGAGGTGGTTTCGGTTCTTCAGTTATAAATGAATTTGCAATTAACCCAGATGCAACGTGGACACGCTTAAGCGAACTTTCTTTTGGTTATGTCCTAAATTCTGAACGGTTTAGGCAAAAGACCAAACTGGCATCTATTTCTTTTACCCTCACAGGAAGGAATCTATATCTATGGACAGATATTTTGGGAGTAGACCCTCAAACCAACCAAACAGGGGTTGATAATGGCTTTGGTGTAGATTATTTCACTAATCCAGCATCTAAAACGTACTCACTCACACTAGAAATTAAATATTAA
- a CDS encoding Ig-like domain-containing protein codes for MKLKAKGLLSFLVTAMILLCTNSCNKEENSIAVTQVELNKSVLGILVGETYTLEATSNLENSAVEWSSSKTNVATVNNEGLVVGISPGTAIITIEVGNGKAICTVVIKEKELILELNKENLTLFSFPTYKETLQVITDIGDNNVTWESSDESIATVNENGEVVPLAVGESIISASVNDVTTVCIVTVIEGPVTLLELDQTELKMDKFDTVKLNISSVETQAEETGPEVWQSSNESLVSVDDEGNLTSYGLEGTALITLTIDNLTVECLVTIGPTVYVTGDDGDIVSLWQNEISTTLTDENSDSNGNFVYVDGEDVYVAGYTSNGAERIATVWKNEEILYSLTDGTKDAKAKTVIIDGVDVYTTGYEDDEQGDKIAMVWKNETILYELTDGSNDALAYSTYIDSGDIYTVGYEKNVNDTLVSKVWRNGLLLYTLTNGDFNSIANSVHVIAGEVYTTGYEKNPNNTFVAKVWRNDTEFYALTDGQNNANAYSLYPNGNDIYVAGYENDNQGGRVAKVWLNGNEFYDLTSSTDEARVYSVYIYEDDIYAAGYEENDEGIEVAKVWKNGEELYELSNGSVDTRAYSVHVE; via the coding sequence ATGAAACTAAAAGCAAAAGGACTCCTGTCCTTCCTAGTCACAGCTATGATATTGTTGTGCACAAATTCCTGTAACAAAGAAGAAAATAGTATTGCGGTAACGCAAGTTGAATTGAACAAATCGGTCTTGGGTATCCTAGTCGGAGAAACGTATACACTGGAAGCTACCTCTAATTTAGAAAACAGTGCTGTAGAATGGAGTAGCAGTAAGACAAATGTAGCCACAGTCAATAATGAGGGCCTTGTTGTTGGTATATCTCCAGGTACGGCAATCATAACAATAGAAGTAGGTAATGGAAAAGCCATTTGCACGGTAGTGATAAAAGAGAAGGAATTAATTCTTGAACTTAACAAGGAAAACCTAACCTTATTCTCTTTCCCAACATACAAAGAAACGCTCCAGGTCATTACAGATATAGGAGATAATAATGTTACTTGGGAAAGTAGTGATGAGAGTATTGCCACCGTAAATGAAAATGGAGAAGTAGTTCCTTTAGCAGTTGGCGAGAGTATTATTAGCGCAAGTGTGAACGATGTCACTACGGTTTGTATAGTGACTGTGATTGAAGGCCCCGTGACCTTACTCGAATTGGACCAAACGGAACTGAAAATGGATAAATTCGATACTGTCAAACTAAATATCTCATCAGTAGAGACCCAAGCTGAAGAAACAGGACCCGAAGTATGGCAGAGCAGTAACGAGAGTTTAGTCAGCGTTGATGATGAAGGTAATCTAACTTCTTATGGATTGGAAGGTACCGCATTAATAACATTAACAATAGACAATCTTACTGTCGAGTGTTTAGTTACTATTGGCCCAACAGTATATGTGACCGGGGATGATGGCGATATAGTTAGTTTGTGGCAAAACGAGATAAGTACAACCCTTACCGATGAGAATAGTGATTCTAATGGAAATTTTGTTTATGTGGATGGCGAAGACGTTTATGTAGCAGGTTATACCAGTAATGGTGCCGAGCGAATTGCCACGGTATGGAAAAATGAAGAGATTTTGTACAGTTTGACCGACGGCACTAAAGATGCCAAAGCAAAAACTGTAATTATTGATGGCGTGGATGTCTATACAACGGGATATGAAGATGATGAACAAGGTGATAAAATTGCCATGGTCTGGAAAAATGAAACGATTTTGTATGAATTGACTGATGGAAGCAATGATGCTTTGGCTTATTCTACCTACATAGATTCTGGAGACATTTATACGGTAGGGTATGAAAAAAATGTGAACGATACCCTTGTCAGTAAAGTATGGAGAAATGGTTTGTTGCTCTACACCTTGACCAATGGTGATTTTAATTCCATTGCAAATTCGGTACACGTAATTGCAGGTGAGGTCTATACAACGGGATATGAAAAAAATCCCAACAATACTTTTGTAGCAAAGGTTTGGAGAAACGATACTGAATTTTACGCGCTAACAGATGGCCAAAACAATGCCAACGCATATTCCCTATATCCAAACGGTAATGACATATACGTTGCGGGTTATGAAAATGATAATCAAGGAGGTAGAGTTGCTAAGGTGTGGCTAAATGGTAATGAGTTCTATGACCTTACTAGTTCTACAGATGAAGCGCGTGTGTATTCCGTATATATTTACGAAGACGATATATATGCGGCCGGATATGAAGAAAACGATGAAGGAATTGAGGTTGCCAAGGTCTGGAAAAATGGTGAAGAACTCTATGAATTAAGTAATGGTAGTGTAGATACAAGGGCCTACTCGGTTCATGTAGAATAA
- a CDS encoding thioredoxin family protein, with protein sequence MKTLKVLGLLALVVLLGAFTSKFTSTDAGYGIGDTATDFTLKNVDGKMVSLSDFESAKGFLVIFTCNTCPYSVAYEDRIIALDAKYKPLGVPVIAINPNNPEKKPGDSFAAMKTRAAEKGFTFPYLLDEGQKIYPQYGATRTPHVYLLKKTSKGNVVQYIGAIDDNNRDASKVEEKFVENAVDSMLAGKEIKTTITRAIGCSIKV encoded by the coding sequence ATGAAAACACTTAAAGTTTTGGGCCTTTTGGCTTTGGTCGTTTTATTAGGTGCTTTTACTTCAAAATTTACTAGTACCGATGCAGGTTACGGTATAGGAGACACCGCTACAGACTTCACCTTAAAAAATGTAGATGGTAAAATGGTCTCACTTTCAGATTTTGAAAGCGCAAAAGGTTTTTTAGTCATTTTTACATGTAATACTTGTCCCTATTCCGTCGCTTATGAAGATAGAATTATTGCTCTGGATGCTAAATACAAGCCACTGGGTGTTCCGGTTATTGCAATAAACCCCAATAATCCAGAGAAAAAACCTGGGGATAGTTTTGCAGCCATGAAAACGAGAGCAGCGGAGAAGGGATTTACTTTTCCTTATTTGTTGGATGAAGGTCAAAAAATATATCCACAATATGGAGCAACAAGGACACCACATGTGTACTTATTGAAAAAAACTTCAAAAGGTAACGTAGTTCAATATATAGGTGCTATTGATGACAATAACAGGGATGCATCCAAAGTTGAAGAGAAATTTGTGGAAAATGCCGTGGATTCCATGTTGGCCGGAAAAGAGATAAAAACTACTATTACGCGTGCCATTGGATGCAGTATAAAAGTTTAA